A stretch of Chaetodon auriga isolate fChaAug3 chromosome 21, fChaAug3.hap1, whole genome shotgun sequence DNA encodes these proteins:
- the cul2 gene encoding cullin-2 — MSLKPRVVDFDETWNKLLTTIKAVVMLDYVERATWNDRFSDIYALCVAYPEPLGERLYTETKVFLENHVRQLYKKVLESEEKVLVMYHRYWDEYSKGADYMDCLYRYLNTQFIKKNKLTEADLQYGYGGVDMNEPLMEIGELALDMWRKLMIEPLQAVLIRMLLNEIKNDRCGENPNQKVIHGVINSFVHVEQYKKKFPLKFYQEIFEGPFLTKTGEYYKQEASNLLQESNCSQYMEKVLGRLKDEEMRCRKYLHPSSYAKVIHECQQRMVADHLQFLHGECQNIIRQEKRDDMANMYTLLRAVANGLPHMIQELQVHIHNEGIRGTSNLSQENMPTLFVESVLEVHSKFVQLINTVLNGDQHFMSALDKALTSVVNFREPKSICKAPELLAKYCDNLLKKSAKGMTENEVEDKLTSFITVFKYIDDKDIFQKFYARMLAKRLIHGLSLSMDSEEAMINKLKQACGYEFTSKLHRMYTDMSVSADLNNKFNNFIKTQETVVDLGISFQIYVLQAGAWPLTHVPSSTFAIPQELEKSVQMFELFYNQHFSGRKLTWLHYLCTGEVKMNYLSKPYVAMVTTYQMAVLLAFNNSQTVTYKELQDGTQMNEKELQKTIKSLLDVKMLNHDSQKEEIETESTFSLNMSFTSKRTKFKITTSMQKDTPQEMEQTRSAVDEDRKMYLQAAIVRIMKARKVLRHNALIQEVINQSKARFNPSISMIKKCIEVLIDKQYIERSQTSADEYSYVA; from the exons ATGTCCTTAAAGCCGCGGGTGGTGGATTTCGACGAGACATGGAACAAGCTACTGACGACAATCAAGGCTGTTGTGATGCTCGACTATGTGGAGAGAGCCACGTGGAATGACCGGTTCTC TGACATTTATGCCTTGTGCGTTGCGTACCCAGAGCCTTTGGGTGAAAGATTATACACAGAGACCAAGGTGTTTCTGGAGAATCATGTTCGGCAGTTGTACAAG aAAGTCCTGGAATCAGAGGAGAAGGTTTTAGTGATGTACCACAGATACTGGGATGAGTACAGCAAAGGAGCTGACTACATGGACTGCTTGTACAG GTACCTCAACACTCAGTTCATCAAGAAGAACAAATTGACAGAAGCAGACCTACAGTACGGCTACGGGGGAGTGGACATGAATGAGCCGCTCATGGAGATTGGAGAG TTGGCCTTAGATATGTGGAGGAAGCTTATGATCGAGCCCCTTCAGGCTGTCCTGATCCGGATGTTGCTGAACGAAATCAAAAA TGATCGTTGTGGCGAGAACCCCAACCAGAAGGTAATCCATGGGGTCATCAACTCCTTTGTTCATGTTGAACAGTACAAGAAGAAGTTTCCACTAAAG TTTTATCAGGAAATCTTCGAAGGGCCATTTCTGACAAAAACGGGAGAGTATTACAAACAGGAAGCCTCCAATCTACTGCAAGAATCCAACTGCTCACAATATATGGAGAAG GTTTTGGGGCGGTTGAAAGACGAAGAGATGAGATGTCGGAAGTACCTGCACCCCAGCTCCTATGCCAAAGTCATCCATGAATGCCAGCAGAGGATGGTGGCAGATCATTTGCAGTTCCTGCATGGGGAGTGCCAGAACATTATTCGGCAGGAGAAGAGAGACG ACATGGCCAACATGTACACCTTGTTGCGGGCCGTGGCTAACGGGCTGCCCCACATGATCCAGGAGCTGCAGGTCCATATCCACAACGAGGGCATCCGAGGCACCAGTAACCTCTCTCAGGAAAAC ATGCCAACCCTGTTTGTGGAGTCAGTGCTGGAGGTTCACAGTAAATTTGTTCAGCTCATAAACACAGTTCTAAATGGAGATCAGCACTTCATGAGTGCGCTTGATAAG GCTTTGACGTCTGTGGTGAACTTCAGGGAGCCCAAGTCCATCTGTAAAGCCCCTGAACTG CTGGCGAAATACTGTGACAATCTGCTGAAAAAGTCTGCAAAGGGAATGACAGAGAACGAGGTGGAGGACAAGCTGACGAGCTTCATCACAGTGTTCAAGTACATAGACGACAAGGACATCTTTCAAAAG ttttATGCCAGAATGCTAGCAAAGCGGTTAATACACGGTTTATCATTGTCAATGGACTCAGAAGAAGCTATGATCAACAAACTAAAG CAAGCTTGTGGCTACGAGTTCACGAGCAAACTCCACAGAATGTACACAGACATGAGCGTGAGTGCCGACCTCAACAACAAGTTCAACAATTTCATCAAGACGCAGGAGACCGTGGTGGACCTGGGCATCAGCTTCCAGATCTACGTATTACAG GCTGGAGCTTGGCCTCTCACACACGTCCCCTCCTCCACATTCGCCATCCCTCAAGAGCTAGAGAAGAGCGTGCAGATG TTTGAGCTGTTCTATAATCAGCACTTCAGTGGGAGGAAGTTGACCTGGCTGCACTATCTCTGtacag GTGAGGTGAAGATGAACTACCTGTCCAAGCCCTACGTTGCCATGGTGACCACCTACCAGATGGCCGTGCTGCTGGCCTTCAACAACAGCCAGACGGTGACCTACAAGGAGCTGCAGGACGGCACCCAGATGAACGAGAAGGAGCTTCAGAAGACCATCAAGTCCCTGCTGGACGTCAAGATGCTCAACCACGACTCGCAAAAG GAGGAGATCGAAACCGAGTCCACATTTTCGCTAAATATGAGTTTCACCAGTAAAAGGACAAAGTTCAAGATCACAACATCAATGCAGAAAGACACACCACAG GAGATGGAGCAGACGAGGAGCGCCGTAGACGAGGACcgcaaaatgtatttacaagCTGCTATAGTGAGAATCATGAAGGCCCGCAAGGTGCTCCGACACAACGCCCTCATCCAGGAG GTCATCAATCAGTCCAAAGCCAGGTTCAACCCAAGTATCAGCATGATCAAGAAGTGCATCGAGGTGCTCATCGACAAGCAGTACATTGAGCGAAGCCAGACGTCAGCAGACGAGTACAGCTACGTCGCATAG